The following coding sequences are from one uncultured Cohaesibacter sp. window:
- the gap gene encoding type I glyceraldehyde-3-phosphate dehydrogenase has translation MTVKVAINGFGRIGRNVLRAIIESGRTDIEVVAINDLGPVETNAHLVRFDSVHGKFPGTVTVDGDTIDVGRGPIKVTAIRNPEELPWGELGIDVAMECTGIFTAKEKASMHLTAGAKRVLVSAPAAGADKTIVYGVNHDSLTAEDLVVSNASCTTNCLSPVAYALNEAIGIEKGFMTTIHSYTGDQPTLDTMHKDLYRARAAALSMIPTSTGAAKAVGLVLPELAGKLDGVAIRVPTPNVSVVDLVFMAKKDTTVEEVNAAVKAAADGKLAGILGYTELPNVSSDFNHDSHSSIFHMDQTKVMDGRMVRILSWYDNEWGFSNRMGDTAVAMAKLIK, from the coding sequence ATGACTGTAAAAGTGGCGATCAATGGTTTCGGTCGTATTGGCCGTAACGTGCTGCGTGCAATTATCGAATCCGGCCGTACTGACATCGAAGTTGTTGCAATTAACGACTTGGGCCCAGTTGAAACCAACGCTCATCTGGTACGTTTCGACTCTGTACATGGCAAATTCCCTGGCACCGTTACCGTTGACGGCGACACCATTGACGTAGGTCGCGGCCCAATCAAGGTAACCGCCATCCGCAACCCTGAAGAACTGCCTTGGGGCGAGCTGGGTATCGACGTTGCAATGGAATGCACCGGTATCTTCACCGCCAAGGAAAAAGCTTCCATGCACCTGACCGCTGGTGCAAAACGCGTTCTCGTTTCTGCTCCTGCAGCAGGCGCTGACAAAACCATCGTTTACGGTGTGAACCACGACTCTCTGACTGCAGAAGACCTCGTAGTTTCCAACGCTTCTTGCACCACCAACTGCCTGTCTCCAGTTGCTTATGCTCTGAACGAAGCAATCGGCATCGAAAAAGGCTTCATGACCACCATTCACTCTTACACTGGTGACCAGCCTACCCTCGATACCATGCACAAAGACCTGTATCGCGCACGCGCTGCTGCTCTGTCCATGATCCCGACTTCTACCGGTGCTGCTAAAGCTGTTGGTCTGGTTCTTCCAGAACTTGCTGGCAAACTTGACGGTGTTGCAATCCGCGTTCCTACCCCGAACGTATCTGTTGTCGACCTTGTCTTCATGGCTAAAAAAGACACCACTGTTGAAGAAGTCAACGCTGCTGTTAAAGCTGCTGCAGACGGCAAACTGGCTGGCATTCTCGGTTACACCGAACTGCCTAACGTTTCTTCCGACTTCAACCATGACAGCCACTCTTCCATCTTCCACATGGATCAGACCAAAGTCATGGACGGCCGCATGGTTCGTATCCTGAGCTGGTACGACAACGAATGGGGCTTCTCCAACCGCATGGGCGACACTGCAGTCGCTATGGCTAAACTCATCAAATAA